The window CTATTCAGCAACAGGAAAAGAAGTTAGCTGAATTAGAAAAAAACTATGATGAATTGACCAAAGAGCAAAAACAAGTAGCCGAAATGGTTACGAAATTAAAGAATGAAGATTACGCTGCCAAATATGTTCGTGCCAAATACCAATACTCTAAAGAAGGGGAATTTGTCTACAATATTCCAGGGTTACCAAAATGACAGATTCTATTTTTAAAATTGTAGAGCAATTTCTACAGCATTCGGAAGAGAAGTTGGCAGAGTTGTCTCAAAAAAATCAGGAATTGAAGTTAGAGGAAAAGGATTTATAGAAGGGAGGGAGTATGCAGAAGAAACTGCTCGTATGGTTATTGCCAGTTTTATTTGGATGGCAGGTGGTTGATAGTACAGAAATACCGTTTAAACTCACAGCACAAGAAGAATATGAATTGACTCAGACAGTATATGACCAGTATTTTCAGACTATCCCTCAAAATCCAAATGTGTTTCAAGTTGAAAATCTTTATTCTGACCTAGAATTAACACAAGTAGTAGGTCAGTTGAAACCAAATCAGGCTTTTTCCATCACAGACGTGATTGTGAATTCCAAAAAAGAGTTGGTTTTTCAGATTGACAATGCTTCCTATATTGTGGCAGATACCAATAAATTATTTGATGACGTCGTTTTAACAGAAACTCTTGTTGAGCAGACCTACTGGACAAATAAAAATCTTACTGTTCTATCTTCTCCGATAGCAAATCAAGCCAAGGAAGTCAAAACAGATATACAGGCTTATCAAGCTGTTACCATTTCTAAAATTTCTACTACGCCAATAGGTGACTTTGCTTATGTCGCAGACAAGGGCTGGATTGCTATGGACGATTTGTCTACAGTT is drawn from Streptococcus sp. 29892 and contains these coding sequences:
- a CDS encoding SP_0009 family protein — encoded protein: MTDSIFKIVEQFLQHSEEKLAELSQKNQELKLEEKDL
- a CDS encoding FtsB family cell division protein, which translates into the protein MRKSKILQLNNAFIQSERAKSQNKLAERQQKNRFMAAILVLVIFLFMLPAYNLVVTYTTIQQQEKKLAELEKNYDELTKEQKQVAEMVTKLKNEDYAAKYVRAKYQYSKEGEFVYNIPGLPK